The following coding sequences lie in one Musa acuminata AAA Group cultivar baxijiao chromosome BXJ3-1, Cavendish_Baxijiao_AAA, whole genome shotgun sequence genomic window:
- the LOC135628316 gene encoding glucan endo-1,3-beta-glucosidase-like, with protein sequence MTKKPSSSLVLLLLLLLLVPRADATIGMCVPTAAAHLVDPAFLVNLLKAHSISMVRLFAPVPSILTALKGTGIRVMVGVGNDQIVPLSLGGQDAALRWLKMHVLAFLDPKQLRYLGVGNEVLHVAEALIIPHVVPAMNNLHKALQQLGLDGAVKISSPLASSILGVSMPPSSGAFTPLSLPLVRPMLKFLQDTGSPLMVNTYPFQNFIQNPLHQALNFFLFHQNAPPVKDDGRSYTNILDVIVDALVAAMQREGFSGIPVSVTGTGWPMQGNNKAATPANAAAFVHGVVQRALEGTGTPMRPKQGLEVFLSNMFNHQNNSGNETNHEVHLGVFNLDGTTVVNATFGRAH encoded by the coding sequence ATGACGAAGAAGCCCAGCTCTTCCCTCgtcctcctgctcctcctcctcctcctggttCCCCGGGCCGATGCCACCATCGGCATGTGCGTTCCCACTGCTGCCGCCCATCTCGTCGACCCCGCCTTCCTCGTCAACCTCCTCAAGGCGCACTCCATCTCCATGGTTCGCCTCTTCGCCCCCGTCCCCAGCATCCTCACCGCCTTGAAAGGCACCGGGATCCGGGTCATGGTGGGCGTCGGCAACGACCAGATCGTCCCACTTTCGTTGGGCGGGCAGGACGCCGCCCTCCGCTGGTTGAAGATGCACGTGCTCGCCTTCCTGGACCCCAAGCAGCTCCGCTACCTCGGGGTCGGCAACGAGGTCCTCCACGTCGCCGAAGCTCTGATCATCCCGCACGTGGTGCCCGccatgaacaatcttcacaaggcgCTGCAGCAGCTGGGCCTCGACGGCGCCGTCAAGATCTCGTCGCCTCTCGCCTCCAGCATCCTCGGCGTCTCGATGCCGCCGTCGTCCGGGGCGTTCACCCCCTTATCCCTCCCGCTGGTCCGGCCCATGCTCAAGTTCCTCCAGGACACCGGGTCGCCCCTCATGGTGAACACGTACCCATTCCAAAACTTCATCCAGAATCCCCTCCACCAAGCCCTAAACTTCTTCCTCTTCCACCAAAACGCGCCGCCGGTCAAGGACGACGGGCGGAGCTACACCAACATCTTGGACGTCATCGTGGACGCCCTGGTGGCGGCGATGCAGAGGGAAGGGTTCTCAGGGATCCCGGTGTCGGTGACGGGGACGGGATGGCCGATGCAGGGGAACAACAAAGCCGCGACGCCGGCAAACGCGGCGGCCTTCGTGCATGGAGTGGTGCAGCGGGCGTTGGAAGGCACCGGCACCCCCATGAGGCCGAAGCAGGGGTTGGAGGTCTTCTTGTCAAATATGTTCAACCACCAGAACAACAGTGGGAATGAGACTAATCATGAGGTGCATTTGGGCGTCTTCAATCTCGATGGCACAACGGTCGTCAACGCCACCTTCGGACGTGCGCATTAG